A DNA window from Engystomops pustulosus chromosome 6, aEngPut4.maternal, whole genome shotgun sequence contains the following coding sequences:
- the LOC140064634 gene encoding uncharacterized protein, which produces MDWRTRNKVLLMEEMVIYKKGDISPLVIKVHPYSPLLRHCGTSEDFDESNTIHPGRDHFHFCSTQRADDERRKKMDTGYSPDCGSFYASIPPEELLRRLAFCAGFLPSPLFKMERLMPTNPAAQQQFLRKEEEPPRARAMDRTLLLRAAMVRELCADSDEEEERPCFIKLQVKKRKREEDSEEEAEPPRRRRMRQHSARQFLLSHQRRSWLKILLPGSQCFISARWLLEDYW; this is translated from the exons atggattggagaacccggaataaagtcctcctgatggaagagatggtcatctataag AAAGGTGATATTTCTCCATTGGTTATCAAAGTACATCCTTATTCGCCCTTGCTGAGGCATTGTGGAACTTCTGAGGATTTCGATGAATCCAACACCATCCATCCAGGCCGGGATCATTTCCATTTCTGCTCTACACAACGGGCAG AcgacgagagaagaaagaaaatggACACTGGATATTCCCCCGACTGTGGATCCT TCTACGCCAGCATCCCTCCGGAAGAGCTTCTGAGACGGCTGGCCTTCTGCGCTGGATTCCTTCCATCTCCCCTGTTCAAGATGGAGCGCCTGATGCCGACCAACCCTGCAGCCCAGCAGCAATTCCTCCGAAAAGAAGAAGAACCTCCTAGAGCAAGAGCCATGGACAGGACTCTGTTACTTAGAGCGGCCATGGTCAGAGAGCTCTGTGCTGACTCCGATGAGGAAGAAGAGCGGCCATGCTTCATCAAACTACAGGTGAAGAAGAGGAAAAGGGAGGAAGACTCTGAAGAGGAAGCAGAGCCCCCAAGAAGACGCAGGATGAGGCAGCACAGCGCCCGCCAATTTCTACTCAGCCACCAGAGAAGATCCTGGCTGAAGATCCTGCTCCCAGGCAGCCAATGTTTCATCAGTGCAAGATGGCTGCTGGAAGATTATTGgtaa